From the genome of Pukyongia salina, one region includes:
- a CDS encoding dienelactone hydrolase family protein — translation MKKLRKEDISQEVFDLYDDYAHNKLERRQFIEKLSLYAIGGITVPSLLSFVMPDYVNTLLVKPDDPRLISDYVTYNSPQGGGEIRGLLSYQAEQSTKLPGIVVVHENRGLNPYIEDVGRRAALEGFISIAPDALSPLGGYPGNDDDGRAMQRQRDRDEMLEDFIAAFRYLQDHEKCNGKIGVVGFCFGGYISNMMAVKLPDLKAAVPYYGRQPSEEDVPKINAPLLLQYAGLDTRVNEGWPAYEKALQKHNKKYEAHFYPEVNHGFHNNTTPRYDEAAAKLSWERTIAFFRENLK, via the coding sequence ATGAAAAAGCTCAGGAAAGAGGATATCTCTCAGGAAGTATTCGATCTTTATGATGATTATGCCCATAATAAACTGGAGCGCAGACAATTTATTGAAAAGCTGTCTCTGTATGCGATTGGAGGAATTACGGTTCCATCGTTGTTGAGTTTTGTGATGCCCGACTATGTGAATACCTTACTTGTAAAACCGGATGATCCGCGATTAATTTCAGATTATGTTACTTACAATTCTCCACAAGGAGGTGGCGAGATCAGGGGATTATTGAGTTATCAGGCTGAGCAGTCTACAAAATTACCGGGAATAGTAGTAGTTCATGAGAACCGGGGCCTTAATCCCTATATAGAAGATGTAGGTCGCAGAGCAGCCCTGGAAGGTTTTATTAGTATTGCTCCGGACGCACTATCCCCTCTGGGTGGTTATCCTGGAAATGATGACGACGGCAGGGCGATGCAAAGGCAACGCGACCGTGATGAGATGCTGGAAGATTTTATTGCAGCATTCAGGTATTTGCAAGATCATGAAAAGTGCAACGGGAAAATAGGGGTGGTTGGATTCTGTTTCGGAGGTTATATCTCGAACATGATGGCCGTGAAACTACCCGATCTTAAAGCGGCTGTACCTTATTATGGAAGACAACCTTCCGAAGAGGACGTTCCAAAGATCAATGCACCCTTGCTGCTTCAGTATGCCGGACTGGATACCCGGGTAAACGAAGGCTGGCCGGCCTATGAGAAAGCACTTCAGAAGCACAACAAAAAATACGAAGCCCATTTCTACCCGGAAGTAAATCATGGTTTTCACAATAATACAACCCCAAGATACGATGAAGCGGCCGCTAAGCTGTCCTGGGAACGAACCATCGCTTTTTTTAGAGAAAATCTAAAGTAA
- a CDS encoding OmpH family outer membrane protein: MNLYKKFALTALIVLFATFQGASQEVAYVNSLVVINSMPETKVAQQQLDQFRQVLNQEYDSKVNAFQTKLAQAQQKASSGGYTVAQQKEVEATLGKEEQQLRDLETSSVKKIKDKENSLYQPIYNKANTAIADVAKASGFKIVLDSSAGIVLYAEASTDITQRVIDKLK; this comes from the coding sequence ATGAATCTCTATAAAAAATTTGCTCTAACCGCTTTAATAGTACTATTTGCAACCTTTCAGGGTGCCAGTCAGGAAGTAGCCTATGTAAACTCCCTGGTGGTTATTAATTCCATGCCTGAAACAAAGGTAGCACAGCAACAACTAGATCAGTTTCGACAGGTGCTCAACCAAGAGTACGATTCAAAGGTAAATGCGTTTCAAACCAAACTTGCTCAGGCACAGCAAAAGGCAAGCAGTGGGGGTTATACCGTTGCCCAGCAGAAAGAAGTGGAAGCCACTCTTGGAAAGGAGGAACAACAATTAAGGGATCTCGAGACTAGTTCGGTGAAGAAGATCAAGGATAAGGAAAACAGCCTGTATCAGCCTATTTATAATAAAGCGAACACCGCCATTGCCGATGTTGCTAAAGCCTCGGGATTTAAGATAGTACTGGATTCCAGCGCAGGTATAGTGCTTTATGCTGAAGCTTCTACCGATATAACCCAGCGTGTTATAGATAAACTTAAATAA
- a CDS encoding helix-turn-helix transcriptional regulator: MEWIRYFIFLEALIAMFLAGGLFFKEANLKSRTISLLMAMFGVHMLIFVYGSSELTNLYPVFKSWFYYEIGFLFGPVLFIHLQAFLSGKDKLKWHDLLHLLPIVAYWLFYGDVLFIPSEERVAYVQANFLTRTMTWNYTLAIQMCVYGLANLVLVVKSRHSIEKRKFIYAAVLVIFYLIATTVITWLTWFADGWRDFAIYYLLISLLMFAVGYIIYFDPQFYKAFRKKYFSSSLDESKMNTISEKIEKAFNQDRIFLKNNLSIRMLGRELDEKPYHVSQTFSEKIQINFNDYVNRHRVIYAKALLKDPNYHQFKIEAIAQESGFNNKVTFYKAFTKFIKVTPSKYRKDHLVNRNNLQQK, from the coding sequence ATGGAATGGATTCGATATTTCATTTTTCTGGAAGCTTTAATAGCCATGTTTCTTGCGGGAGGCTTGTTCTTTAAGGAAGCTAATTTAAAAAGTCGAACCATATCGCTTTTAATGGCAATGTTCGGGGTTCATATGCTCATCTTCGTCTATGGCTCAAGTGAACTTACTAATTTGTATCCCGTATTTAAAAGCTGGTTTTATTATGAGATCGGTTTTTTATTTGGTCCGGTACTCTTTATACATCTGCAGGCCTTTCTGTCGGGTAAGGACAAATTGAAATGGCACGATCTTTTACACCTGTTGCCTATAGTCGCTTATTGGTTGTTTTACGGGGATGTACTTTTTATTCCTTCGGAAGAGAGGGTGGCTTATGTTCAGGCTAATTTTCTCACCCGGACCATGACCTGGAATTATACGCTCGCTATTCAGATGTGTGTCTACGGACTGGCAAATCTTGTCCTAGTCGTTAAAAGCCGACATTCTATTGAGAAACGAAAATTTATTTATGCCGCAGTACTGGTAATTTTCTATCTTATAGCTACCACGGTTATTACTTGGCTTACGTGGTTTGCCGATGGTTGGAGGGATTTCGCTATTTACTATTTACTCATTAGTTTACTCATGTTCGCCGTGGGATATATTATCTATTTCGATCCTCAGTTCTACAAAGCATTTCGGAAGAAATATTTCAGCTCCTCCCTCGATGAATCTAAAATGAACACAATTAGCGAGAAGATCGAAAAAGCGTTTAATCAGGACAGGATCTTTCTCAAGAACAATCTTAGTATTAGAATGTTGGGCAGAGAACTGGACGAAAAACCGTATCATGTATCCCAGACCTTTTCAGAAAAAATACAAATAAATTTTAACGACTATGTAAATAGACACAGGGTGATCTATGCCAAAGCCCTGTTGAAGGACCCTAATTACCATCAATTTAAAATTGAGGCTATTGCTCAGGAATCCGGCTTTAATAACAAAGTGACCTTTTATAAGGCGTTTACCAAATTTATAAAGGTAACCCCTTCAAAATACCGTAAGGATCATTTGGTTAACCGTAATAATTTGCAACAGAAATAG
- a CDS encoding carboxypeptidase-like regulatory domain-containing protein — MKTLLSYVVTLLLFFSGVGLMPSAYAQVIDYKEYNGTVVDAITNDPLISVSIKLSNSNLGSITNDEGAFSIKVPDGREIDAVEFSLLGYESLSLPISQLTTGKNRIKLTPRVTQLTQINIATFKSAEALVKAVFAKKAENNMKQSAVMTAFYRETIKKRNRNVSLTEAVVNVYKQPYSSAEKDMVGLHKARKSTDYRRLDTVALKLQGGPFSTLYLDIMKYPEYIFTPTTLDEYHFSFGPPSTVNNKAVYVVNFKQKEFVDVPRYYGSLFIDSETLALSSAIYSLNLTGFEKDANTMFVKKKPRDIDVTPLSASYRVDYREKDGQWYYGYGSVDLSFKVKKRHRLFNSVYTLSSEMAVTDWEANTTGARLKGKDRLKPTVIMTDAVSGFSDPDFWGPYNVIEPEKSIESAINKIQRKLRRDNS, encoded by the coding sequence ATGAAAACGCTTCTATCTTACGTTGTAACTTTACTTTTATTCTTTTCCGGAGTTGGTTTAATGCCTTCCGCCTACGCACAGGTTATCGATTATAAAGAGTATAACGGTACCGTGGTAGACGCGATCACCAACGATCCGTTGATCTCTGTAAGTATTAAATTATCTAACAGTAACCTGGGTAGTATAACCAACGATGAGGGTGCATTTTCTATTAAAGTTCCGGACGGTCGGGAGATAGATGCTGTCGAGTTTTCATTGCTGGGCTATGAGTCTTTGTCGCTTCCCATTTCTCAACTCACCACCGGTAAAAATCGAATCAAGCTTACACCTAGAGTCACACAATTAACGCAGATCAATATTGCAACCTTTAAAAGTGCTGAGGCGCTGGTGAAGGCTGTATTTGCAAAAAAAGCCGAGAATAACATGAAACAATCGGCTGTAATGACCGCCTTTTACAGGGAAACTATAAAAAAGCGTAACAGGAACGTGTCCCTTACAGAGGCAGTGGTAAATGTTTATAAGCAACCGTATAGTTCTGCAGAAAAAGACATGGTAGGGCTTCACAAGGCGAGGAAAAGTACAGATTATCGCCGGTTGGATACCGTCGCCCTGAAATTGCAGGGAGGCCCGTTTTCCACCTTGTACCTCGACATCATGAAATACCCGGAGTACATATTTACACCTACCACCTTGGATGAGTACCATTTTAGTTTCGGACCTCCTTCTACGGTAAATAATAAGGCCGTATATGTAGTAAATTTCAAACAAAAGGAGTTCGTTGATGTTCCCCGGTATTACGGCAGCCTCTTTATAGATTCTGAAACGCTGGCACTTAGCAGCGCAATTTACAGTCTCAATCTCACCGGGTTTGAGAAAGATGCCAACACAATGTTTGTTAAAAAGAAACCTCGGGATATCGATGTAACGCCGCTTAGCGCATCTTATCGTGTAGATTATCGAGAAAAGGACGGGCAGTGGTACTATGGTTACGGTAGTGTTGACCTTTCGTTTAAGGTAAAGAAGAGGCATAGGTTGTTCAATTCTGTGTACACCTTATCCAGTGAAATGGCGGTCACCGATTGGGAGGCAAATACCACAGGGGCGCGACTAAAAGGGAAGGACCGACTTAAACCTACGGTTATCATGACCGATGCCGTTTCCGGTTTCAGTGACCCGGACTTCTGGGGGCCCTACAATGTGATAGAACCGGAGAAGTCGATAGAATCTGCAATCAATAAGATACAGCGCAAATTAAGACGTGATAATAGTTAA